Proteins found in one Candidatus Polarisedimenticolia bacterium genomic segment:
- a CDS encoding transporter, whose translation MRDRSAAKLQRRWVRTAAVATAALLASWVPARAQSIEPRLFSNAPVGLNFILIGYVYSSGGVLLDPSIPLEDASLKIHAPFLGYARALDVGGKSGQFQVLAPYAWLSGEATEGTTGLVRSRDVNGFGDPGFRFMVNLHGAPALRAPEFKDYKQDMVVGVSLMVTAPLGQYDPDRLVNLGTNRWSFRPEFGVSKALGPWILEGIGAATLFTDNDDFFGGQHRSQDPIYSAQGHVVFRFPKGAWTSFDATYYTGGRTTLDGVESDDQLSNWRYGLTVALRVNRRNSIKLYASDGVWTRVGEDFRLYGAAWQLNWGGS comes from the coding sequence ATGAGGGATCGCTCGGCAGCGAAGCTGCAGCGCCGGTGGGTCCGGACGGCGGCGGTTGCGACAGCGGCCTTGCTCGCATCGTGGGTACCGGCGCGCGCCCAGTCGATCGAGCCGCGCCTCTTCTCCAATGCGCCCGTCGGGTTGAACTTCATCCTTATCGGCTATGTCTATTCGTCGGGCGGCGTGCTCCTCGATCCTTCCATCCCGCTCGAGGACGCCAGCCTGAAGATCCATGCCCCATTCCTCGGCTATGCGCGCGCGCTGGATGTGGGAGGGAAGTCGGGACAGTTTCAGGTGCTGGCCCCTTACGCCTGGCTCTCCGGCGAAGCGACCGAGGGAACGACCGGCCTGGTGCGGTCGCGCGACGTCAACGGCTTCGGCGACCCGGGATTCCGCTTCATGGTCAATCTGCACGGTGCCCCGGCGCTGCGCGCGCCGGAGTTCAAGGACTACAAGCAGGACATGGTGGTGGGGGTGAGCCTGATGGTGACCGCTCCTCTGGGCCAGTACGATCCCGACCGGCTGGTCAACCTCGGAACGAACCGCTGGTCCTTCAGGCCGGAGTTCGGCGTCTCCAAGGCGCTGGGCCCCTGGATTCTGGAAGGGATCGGGGCTGCGACCTTGTTCACCGACAACGATGACTTCTTCGGCGGGCAGCACCGCTCCCAAGATCCGATCTACTCGGCTCAGGGCCATGTCGTCTTCCGTTTTCCAAAAGGCGCCTGGACGTCCTTTGACGCCACCTATTACACCGGCGGCCGCACAACTCTCGACGGCGTGGAAAGCGACGACCAGCTGAGCAACTGGCGCTACGGGTTGACGGTCGCACTGCGGGTGAACCGGCGCAATTCGATCAAGCTTTACGCCAGCGACGGAGTCTGGACTCGCGTCGGCGAGGACTTCCGCCTCTACGGCGCCGCCTGGCAGCTGAACTGGGGCGGCTCTTAG
- a CDS encoding YihY/virulence factor BrkB family protein, with protein sequence MGLIVEIPTIRRFRAVVRVALPRWLAPRISLFASALAFRALLALAPVLLIVLSIAGHLLGEEEARRTVAESLVRFAGRGSEDMVTALLGMVAPTERLTTGTFLGVALLLYFASSFFAQLHAALDAVWEIRLKTFRRALLDRVISLGETVLALAAVLVVLALAVLRSVVWPILQRSGAAGEAAWMLWTRLATFLMIAGVLGMAFRYVPSVRPRPSWIAVLAGVLPATILLNLASEVIGVIITRSALASLYGAAGSVIIFLLWVYYSSWIFLFGAEVCRAWDEAPPSAGWTS encoded by the coding sequence TTGGGGCTGATCGTCGAGATCCCTACCATCAGGCGTTTTCGCGCGGTGGTCCGCGTGGCCCTGCCGCGCTGGCTCGCGCCGCGCATCTCGCTGTTCGCGTCGGCGCTGGCCTTTCGCGCCCTGCTGGCACTGGCCCCCGTCCTCCTGATCGTGCTGTCGATAGCCGGCCATCTTCTTGGGGAGGAAGAGGCCCGGCGCACGGTGGCCGAATCGCTCGTCCGCTTCGCGGGCCGTGGGTCGGAGGACATGGTGACGGCCCTGCTGGGGATGGTCGCCCCCACCGAGCGCCTCACCACGGGGACCTTCCTGGGAGTGGCGCTGCTGCTCTACTTCGCCTCCTCCTTCTTCGCCCAGCTGCACGCCGCTCTGGATGCCGTCTGGGAAATCCGCTTGAAGACCTTCCGCCGCGCCCTGCTCGACCGCGTCATCTCACTGGGGGAGACGGTGCTTGCGCTCGCCGCGGTCCTGGTCGTCCTGGCGCTGGCGGTCCTGCGCTCGGTCGTTTGGCCGATCCTGCAGCGCTCGGGCGCCGCCGGGGAGGCCGCCTGGATGCTCTGGACGCGGCTCGCCACCTTCCTGATGATCGCCGGGGTCCTCGGCATGGCATTCCGGTACGTTCCCTCGGTCCGCCCGCGGCCGAGCTGGATCGCGGTCCTGGCGGGGGTGCTGCCGGCAACCATCCTTTTGAACCTGGCCAGCGAGGTGATTGGTGTGATCATCACCCGCAGCGCCCTCGCGTCCCTGTACGGCGCCGCGGGCAGCGTCATCATCTTCCTGCTGTGGGTCTACTACAGCTCCTGGATCTTCCTCTTCGGGGCCGAGGTCTGCCGCGCCTGGGACGAGGCGCCGCCCTCGGCGGGATGGACGTCATGA